The following proteins come from a genomic window of Cervus canadensis isolate Bull #8, Minnesota chromosome 20, ASM1932006v1, whole genome shotgun sequence:
- the LOC122422707 gene encoding 60S ribosomal protein L10-like — MQPVACTGSPKGPWRQLFLVGIHDWPAVSQSRLQTGMRGAFGKPQGTVARVHIGQVIMSIRTKLQNKEHVIKALRWAKFKFPGRQKIHISKKWGFTKFNADEFENMVAEKRLILDGCGVKYIPNRGSLDKWRALHS, encoded by the coding sequence ATGCAACCTGTTGCCTGTACAGGTAGCCCTAAGGGACCTTGGAGACAACTCTTTCTAGTGGGCATTCATGACTGGCCTGCTGTTTCTCAATCTAGACTCCAGACAGGTATGCGCGGTGCCtttggaaagccccagggcacagtggccagGGTCCACATTGGCCAGGTCATAATGTCCATCCGCACCAAGCTGCAGAACAAGGAGCATGTGATTAAAGCCCTCCGCTgggccaagttcaagttccctggcCGTCAGAAGATCCACATCTCCAAGAAGTGGGGATTTACCAAGTTCAATGCGGATGAATTTGAGAACATGGTGGCAGAAAAGCGACTCATCCTGGACGGCTGTGGGGTCAAATACATCCCTAATCGTGGTTCCCTGGACAAATGGAGGGCCCTGCACTCATGA